A window of Streptomyces sp. NBC_01689 genomic DNA:
GGTCGACGCCGTCGTTGTCGAAGTGGGCGTCGAGCGGTACGGGGATCGGGCCGGGAACGGGAACCCACTGCCGCGCCGGCCCTTCGGCCGGTGCGGCGGCCCGCGCCGCGGTCGCCGCGGTGAGCGGAAGAGCCGTCGCGGCGGCGACGGCCGCGGTGGCTCCCAGAACCTGACGTCTTGGATACGTACCCATGAGCGGCTCCAATTCATCGGATGTCTGATGATGAGACGGCTTCCGATGGCTGTCAACGAGGCCTGAGGGCTTGTAATTTGACCCAGTGGTCGGAGGATCGGGAGGCATACGGGGGCCGTCGTCCGGTCTCCCGGTGAAAAGCCCAGGAGAACCGGGGTGGACGTCCCGGCGCGGCAGCCCTCGACGCGGCTCTCGCACCCGGGCACAGTGCTCCTCGTACCGACCAGTAGTTCCCTGCCCCGAGGAGCACCCGTGACCAGTTGGGCCGGCCGGACGGCCACCGAGATCGCCGCGGCCGTCCGTGAGAAGCGGATCAGCCCGCGCGAGGTGGTGGCCGAGCACCTCGCCCGGATCGAACGGCTGGACGCCGGGATCGGCGCCTTCCGGCTCGTACGGTCCGAGGCGGCCATGGCGGAGGCCGACGCGCTGGCCGCCCGACCGGACCTGGCCGGACTCCCCCTCGCCGGGGTGCCCGTGGCCGTCAAGGACAACCTGCCGGTGCGGGGTGAGTCCTGCCGCCAGGGCTCCGCCGCGACCTCCGACGCCGCCGCCGAGGAGGACCATGTCACCGTGGCACGGCTGCGTGCGGCGGGCGCCGTGGTGGTGGGCCTGACGAACGTGCCCGAGCTCTGCGTCTTCGGCACCTCGGACGGTGTGTACGGCATCGTCCGCAATCCCTGGGACCCCTCGCGCACGGCCGGCGGCTCCTCGGGCGGCAGCGCGGCCGCCGTCGCGGCCGGAATGGTGCCCGTCGCGCTGGGCAACGACGGGATGGGGTCGCTGCGCATCCCGGCGGCCAACTGCGGGCTGGTCGGGCTGAAGCCGGGGCACGGGACGGTCCCGGCCGGCATCGGTCACGGCGACTGGTTCGGCATGGCGGAGAACGGGCCGCTCACGACCACCGTGGCCGACGCGCGGCTGATGCTGGCGGTCCTCTCGGACACCGAGGCGGTACGGCCCTCCGGGAACCCCGCCCGGAGGATCGCGGTCTCCGTGCGCAGCCCCCTGGCCGGGGTGACCGTCGGCCGGCCGTACGCGACGG
This region includes:
- a CDS encoding amidase, with protein sequence MTSWAGRTATEIAAAVREKRISPREVVAEHLARIERLDAGIGAFRLVRSEAAMAEADALAARPDLAGLPLAGVPVAVKDNLPVRGESCRQGSAATSDAAAEEDHVTVARLRAAGAVVVGLTNVPELCVFGTSDGVYGIVRNPWDPSRTAGGSSGGSAAAVAAGMVPVALGNDGMGSLRIPAANCGLVGLKPGHGTVPAGIGHGDWFGMAENGPLTTTVADARLMLAVLSDTEAVRPSGNPARRIAVSVRSPLAGVTVGRPYATAAREAAALLAGAGHRVRRSDPPYPLWLGTTSLAHWTAGTAVDAADLDPRRLTRRTRAHAAVGRRFVTGVRTGERREQLRARLTPFFEEHDVLLTPALARRGPAAAAWHERGWLRNLLANTNYSPLTPPWNLTGWPAMAVPFGTLPGGAPCAVQLVGRPGSEAELLELAGQLEELRPWKRTAPLD